The Acutalibacter muris genomic sequence CGAAGGCCTTTTCGGAGGCTATTATAAACGCCCACGAGAAGATACACTACTGCAAGGACTGCTGCAACCTCACCGACGGGGACCTGTGCCCGGTCTGCCGCAGCGACAGGCGGGACAGGACCCTTATCTGCGTGGTGGAGGAGCCCAAGGACGTGTTCGCCCTGGAGCGGGCCGGGGATTATCCCGGGCTTTACCATGTGCTGCACGGGGCCATCTCTCCCCTGGCGGGGGTGGGGCCGGACCAGCTGAAGATAAAGGAGCTGCTGGCCCGGATAGGCACGGGGGTACAGGAGGTCATCATGGCCACAAACCCCACCGTAGAGGGGGACGCGACGGCCCTGTATGTGGCAAGGCT encodes the following:
- the recR gene encoding recombination mediator RecR, with the translated sequence MPNYIVAPLDALVDRLESLPGIGHKTAQRLAYHILNMPEKDAKAFSEAIINAHEKIHYCKDCCNLTDGDLCPVCRSDRRDRTLICVVEEPKDVFALERAGDYPGLYHVLHGAISPLAGVGPDQLKIKELLARIGTGVQEVIMATNPTVEGDATALYVARLLKPLGVRVTRLAYGIPVGGDLEYADNVTLQRALEGRRDL